gtgctcatatgggatgctgatgttgcaggcataGGCTCAACCTACCGTGCTATAGCACTGGCCCAAGATGGTGAGATTTCTGACACTCTTGAGGTAGTGAGCTCCCCAGCACTGGGAGTGTGTCAGTGGGAAGGGTACGTGATCAGTTGGTGGTACAGGAAATTTCTGCCCCAGGGAGTCTGGTCTCAATGAGCGTcccggggcaggtgtttggcacagcgccGAAGCTGCTTGTTTGGGAGGCTTGTATCCCGTAtctggtgcctgggttcaagtcccagcttggcttatcattccagctccctgctaatgcacacctagAGGGCAGCACGTGATAGCACAGGTCATTGGCTCCTTGCCATCCGTATGGgaaacctggcttgagttcctggctcctggctttggcctgacccatccctggctgttctaggcatttggcaagtgaaccagcaggtgggagatctctctctgcctttaaaacaaaatctttaaaaaaaataaatgagggtCCTTTGGGTTTCCTGGCAGCCTGGGGCAGTGGGGGTTTCTACACTCCCTCACTTCCTATAGCATCTGAGACTCAGCCTGCCCtgtgcatggggctggcactgtgtgtgtgtgtgtgtgcgtgtgtgtgtgtctcgctTGAGTTTTGGGTGCCTTGCTTGCTTCAGTCCTGGATCCAAAGACTTTGCAGCTTTAGACTCTTGAGTGTGGAAGTACTGCCCCCtggtgggaaagcaggagaaatgtCTCCGTGGCACGAACATGATTGGGGCAATCATTCAGGAGTTTAGACCCCAAAGTTCTAGGCTGATGATTCTTAAGACAGCGAAGATTTAAGCCCAGCTGTGGGGCTTACATGTGGCGGCCTCTGGGACGTGAGTAGGATGGATTAGGTCCTTAGGGTGGAATAATTAATTAAAGGACTTGTGCACCGTTGCCGCCTCCACGCGGATAGCCGGGCTCACCTCTGAACCACACGACTCCCTGGTCCTTGACGGGTCCTTCCGGCATCTTTGGCCGTCCTCCCCTGAGCTCCCCGCTGTCGCAGTCCCATGAGGACCGCGGCGAGGTCCTGGAGCGGGAGAAAGGCGCTCTGTCGAGTTCTACgaagtggggggcaggggctgagaGGAGAAGAAGGGCCCCGTGGAAAACGGAGATGGGGACAAGGAGAAGACGGGGATGTGCTTCCTGCGGTGTCCAGCGGCCATGACCCTCATGCAACTCGCCAAGTTCAGCAACAGGATGGATGTGCCGAGCAAGTACAAGGTGGAGGTGGAGCCACGGAAGGAATACTACACTCTCATGGATATCGCCTACATCTACCCGTAGCGGAGGAACGGCCCACTGCCCTTCAACTACCTTGTCCAGCCGGCCTGCAAGTGGCTCACCCACGCCCTCCGAGGGCACCAATACCAGCGTGAGTCAATCAGCGAcaaggctcccagccctgccaccctgCCAGCCACCTCCtccgccctgcccagcccagccactcccTCCCATGGCTCTCCCAGTGCCCACGACCCCACCGGTCACCCACTCTACCTCCCCTACTCCCCCATCGGCTGCCGGTGGGGCCGTCGCAGCTGCCTACAAGGGCacctagaactgcctgcaggccCCATCCtccaccagcagggggcgcaaGATGACTGTCAACGGAGCTCCTGTGCCCCACCTTAACTTGAGGAAAGAGACCCTCTCCCTCCTTTGGAGCCATGCCTCTCCATTCCCTCCACTTTTTCTGGGCCCTTTTTTCCCACTTCTTCTACTTTCCCCAGCTCCTTCCATCTTAGGGGTGAGGGGTGGGTTTTATAAATCtatctatgtaaaaaaaaaataaaggacttGTGGcacttttctcctcctcctgttcttcctccttccctctcctcgcCCCACATCCTCTCCTTTGTCCCTACATCCTCCCTTTTGTTGAGATCCTTCCTCAACTCCTTGCAGTGCAAATGGCAAAACAGATAAGTTACACAGGGCAGCAGCTATGAAACAGGTAAGAGGGGAATCCCCTGAGACTTCAAAGAGCTCCCCAGCTGCCTTCTAtactcccctccccagccccgtggCGAATTTCCTCTTAAATGGATAAAACCTGAGGTCAAATGCATCCCGTGTGTGAACCTCTTTGCTTCCAATAAAGCAACCTGTTTCTGTTGAGgtcggtctctgtctctttttctgtctctcctttttggGGGTATGAGAGACCAGAACGCCAAGCTATTGCAGACCTAACAATAGTTGAatcctggagggagggagggagggagagggagaaagagagagagagagagagagagaaaagccatTGTCCACccgttcactccataaatgctgacaacagccaggactgggccaggtcaaagtgaGTAACTGGGAActccagtctcccacctgggtggcagcgacccgagctgccactgcctgctgctcctAGGGTGTGTGCGAGCAAGAAGCTGCAATTGGGAATGGAACCTGAGGCAATCTGGCATGGGATGCAGGACCTGATTGCCGGTCCAAACACCTGCTGCCCTGGTGACTCCACGAGGAGCCAGGGACAGACACGGATGCACCGCTTACCTGTGACTTGCTGTGTGGTTTTCTCCTTGTCATGCTGGGACTGCCTGCGTGAACGCCCTCATGGGGGCcagtgtgtgatgctggcatcccatatgggcacctgtttgaattctggctgctctgcttccgatccagctccctgctaatgcacctgggaaagcagcagaagatggcccaagtgcttggattcctgccaccgaCACTGGGGACCTGGATAGaggtcttggcttcagcttggctcagccttggctgctgtggatggatgatctctatctttccttctctcactgtcactctgcctttcaagtaaataaataaatcttggaaaaaaaatgccctcaccagaggctgaatCAATGGGGTCTGTTTGTGAACtcccaaaaccaagagccaaaataaatctttttccttaTAGTCTCCGTCAAGTATTCATATAGTTTCCAAAACACTCACACACCGCCCTAGAACCTTCTGGGAGTTCTTGTTTATTGAACGGTTCAGGCTGCCACAAAAAATTAAGTTGTCCACTCTGGAAAATTTTTGCATAAGACTGATGTTGGCTGGGGCCtgtgctgcggctcagtaggttaaattgccacctgcagtgctggcatcctatatgggcacccatatgagacctggctgttcctctttggacccagctccctgctagtggcctgggaaagcaatggaagatgactgaagtgcttgggtccctgcacccatgtgggagacctggaagaagcttctggttcctggctttggcttgggccagccctggccattgcagctacttcgggagtgaaccagtggatggaagatctctgtgtctctttcctctctgtaactgacttccaaataaaatcttaaaaaaaaaaaaaaaaagggatgaggttaggaaggcagagagagcaagagcgagagcaagagagatgattttttttttttttttaaagcacaggtGTTTGGCTGTTAGGAGGCTGTTTGGAGcccaggtttgattcctggctctgctccttagTGAACTCACTAAGGTGCACCCTAGGtgtcagcaggtggtggctcaagtacttggggctgtGCCACACCCAGGGGAAATCCGGATGGAGCGCCCGGCTCCCAATATGAGTGGTTCCGTCCCAGCTGCCGTGGGCAttcgtggggagtgaaccagtggatgcaagatctgcctgtctctttctctctgcctctcgaataacataactactactactactactactactactactactactactactactactactaagcTAACAGAGGCGTCCTCAGGGTTGGTCGTGGGGGAGGTGAGATCAGGACCGGGGTGTCTCCAAGGAaatgcagggcagggcagggcagggtcccACAGCGGGGCGCACAGAACCGAGCCGGCTGGCAGCAGGAGCTTTATGTTAGGCGGatggcctcccctccccgccccactcaGTAGCACTTGCGGTACACGATGTGCGGGCCCTGCTCCTCGTACTGCTCCCGCAGGACCCAGCAGGACTGGAAGGCGCGCAgcgaggccaggatggagcccccGATCCACACGGAGAAGTGCCGGGTGGGCTGTGCCGCCACCACCACGTGGGCCTCGGGCGGCAGGGAGCGCAGCAGCTCGGCGCGGAAGCGGCCCTCGAAGCCGGGGAAGAGGGAGGAGCCGCCACACAGCAGCACGTTGTGCGCCACGTCCGAGCGCACCTCCAGCGACACCTTGCGGAGGCTGTGCTCTGCCATGGTGGGGAGGCCCACGGGCGACAGCCCCGGGATCTCGGGAGGGTGGAACAGCAGCTCCGGGCACTGGAACAGCTCCTTGCCCAGCGTGACCGTCCGCCCGTCGGGCAGCTTCAGCGTCTGCCTGCACTCCTGCTCTGAGCGCGCCTGCTCCTTCTGGAAGTCCGCGGCCACGTAACAGTAGCGGTGCTTGATGCTCTCCACGGTGTCCAGGTCGTGCTGCCCCAGAGGGAAGCCAGAGCCCAGCAGCACCTCGGCCAGGAAGGCGGTCAGGTGGTTGCCTGCCAGGTCCAGGCGCTCCGTGGCGTGTGGCAGGTTGTAGCCCTGGAAGACGGGCACGGTGTAGGTGACGCCGTGGCCGGTGTCCACCACCAGCCCGCTGACCCTGCCGTGGGCATAGGCGGACAGCACAGACTGCGAGGCTACGTACATGGCAGGCGCGCACAGCGACTCGAAGGCCACCTCCACCAGCTTCTCGCGGTTGGTGGCGGGGCTGAAGGGCGGGTCCGAGAAGAGCAGCGGGTGGTCCTGGGCGGCCACCTTGAGGTCGTGCTCCAGCAGGTGGCGCCAGATAAGCTCGGCAGCCTCCCAGTCCACCACGATGCCGTGGCGCAGCGGCTGCACCAGCGCCAGCTCCGGGTGCGCGCGTGCCGCCTCGCCGATGAACGTCTCCATTTCGGGCTGCCCCTCGGTGGCCTGCTTCTTGGGTTGGCAGCCCATGAGGGTGGCCACGGTGTAGGTGGGCCGAGCCTGCCCGGCGAAGCCCACTTTGCAGGTGCCCGTGCCCATGTCGATCACCACGGCGCCCGTTCTCGGGGGCAGCCGGTCGCCCACCATGCCAGGGGAGTCCGAGCTGGTCTCTGCGACCGGCCTGGGGGCCTCCAGGGAAGACTCAGGCTCCCGGGGGTGCATGGGATAATCTTCATCCATGGCTGCAGGTGGCCTGGGTGAGGCTCCCTGGTGGCCTCACCTCCCCTTGGGGTGCGTTGcatacagagggaaggagaggctgagGCCTGGCCGGGGTGAGCACCCAGAGAGCGAGGTGGACTGAGGGGGGCAGAGGTCTATGACATCATCTtgcctccgccccctcccccaccccgggggggggCGTGCTATAACCTCACAATACAGGGCCAGGGACCGCCCTGCCTAGCCCTCCTTGCCCCAGAATCCACATCTGTTCCCCATGGCCCCTCCCGCCTTCTTGCCACATTTGGGGCCAAAGGACAGAACGTTCCAGAAGAAGGGGCTCTCACACGGCTCCCGGCCTCAGAATCTGGTAAGACCCTGGTGCCTGGCCATGCGGGAAGGCTATGTTTACAGGCCGTGGCAAGCTGGTCACAGGCCTCCTTGGAATATTAGAAAATCCACACTTAGACTCTTCCCATATGCCTGCCtgtccttccagtccagctgctccctccacttgtttatttgaaatgaagattacatagaagggcagagagagagagacagagagagagagagagagacagagagagagagagagacagagagagaatcttccatctgcgggttcatttcccaaatggccactggaggccaaaaccaggagccaggagcttcttctgggtctcctacatgggtgcaaggttatcctacatgagtgcaggatGATAACTTGggttatcatccactgctttcccaggaacattagcagggagctggatcagaagtggagcagctgggacttgaaccagcacccacccatatcggatgctggtattgcaggtggtggctttacccattacagcGCAATGCCagactctggctgctccacttctgatccagctccctgctaacgttcctgggaaaacaatgaagatggctcaagtacttgggctcctgccactcacatggaatacccagatggagttccaggttcctggttttggcctgacccagcccctgcccttgatgccatttggtgagtgagtgaaccagcagatggaagatctgtctctcctctgtaactttgccattcAACCAATCAACCAATCTCAGTGAGACACCTCTTCCTGGAAGCCTTCCTTGACTTCCCTTCTCTGTACTGCTACtacgtggtgtgtgtgtgcaggcaatCTGTCTCCTCTCCTAGTTTCCCCCATGCTTTCCCTTGGCAGGAGTGAGGCTGGATGGAATGCAAGAGGTCTTCAGCACAGACAAGAGGACCAGGGGTTGCATTTGAGAGCAAAGAATCGTTTCAACAAGGGATAGGAGTCTGCACAATCACTCAGGAGAAATGCTTCAAAACCATGGCTGCATTGGGTGGCATCAGGTATCCtgttagttaaaaaaaataaaaagtgatttttttaagtagtatgtgtgcatgcatttgGTAGTAAGATACCCAGGAACAGTGCTACTGAATACATTATGGGGCTATCTAAGTAGGATAGGTGTAACTGCTAGTTCTGTCTAGATTTATTACTCTGCTGGAGAGTGGGATTTGTTAAACTAGAGCTGAAACAACAAAGCTGAATAAACTGATTTATTAACTTGCAAGATGTTACAGGGTTGCAAAGATGCCACACCAAAAACGACTGATTCTCTTTATTGTGGTAGCTCTGTTCCATAAGATTGCTGTGACACTGGATTAGTGGAGGCTGAGACTTCAGCTCTGGTCATAACATTTTCATCAACAATTAATACGAAGTGTTGTGTTTTGTGTATTTCTGTTGAGAGACACCTTACTTAACATATATGGGGTGTCTTCAACAAactcatgaatgaatgaattaaaaaatagtgTAAAAAAATTAGTGTGTATTTTCTGtggaaattttgaaatccctttAGTATTGTTTTCctgctgaaaaacaaaaaccctgagaCCAATTAATTAaactttcttaaattttaataaaaagtgaTCTGAGCAAGACATGGGTTTACAAGCAGGCGTTGCTCCACACTGAAGATGGTTCAGCATGCCCCCACCTACAAGTGGTGAACCGCATCTCCAACCAGAGAAGCAA
This region of Oryctolagus cuniculus chromosome 16 unlocalized genomic scaffold, mOryCun1.1 SUPER_16_unloc_1, whole genome shotgun sequence genomic DNA includes:
- the LOC100357269 gene encoding LOW QUALITY PROTEIN: polycomb group RING finger protein 2 (The sequence of the model RefSeq protein was modified relative to this genomic sequence to represent the inferred CDS: inserted 4 bases in 3 codons; deleted 1 base in 1 codon; substituted 3 bases at 3 genomic stop codons), translated to MSCYGGCTISSLNIRYPVPTFPQPHHQWALSNSLIFANVSHEDRGEVLEREKGALXEFYEVGGRGXEEKKGPVENGDGDKEKTGMCFLRCPAAMTLMQLAKFSNRMDVPSKYKVEVEPRKEYYTLMDIAYIYPXRRNGPLPFNYLVQPACKWLXPTPSEGTNTSXESISDKAPSPATLPATSSALPSPATPSHGSPSAHDPPVTHSTSPTPPSAAGGAVAAAYKGTXNCLQAPSSTSRGRKMTVNGAPVPHLNLRKETLSLLWSHASPFPPLFLGPFFPLLLLSPAPSILGGVCEQEAAIGNGT
- the ACTL9 gene encoding actin-like protein 9, whose protein sequence is MDEDYPMHPREPESSLEAPRPVAETSSDSPGMVGDRLPPRTGAVVIDMGTGTCKVGFAGQARPTYTVATLMGCQPKKQATEGQPEMETFIGEAARAHPELALVQPLRHGIVVDWEAAELIWRHLLEHDLKVAAQDHPLLFSDPPFSPATNREKLVEVAFESLCAPAMYVASQSVLSAYAHGRVSGLVVDTGHGVTYTVPVFQGYNLPHATERLDLAGNHLTAFLAEVLLGSGFPLGQHDLDTVESIKHRYCYVAADFQKEQARSEQECRQTLKLPDGRTVTLGKELFQCPELLFHPPEIPGLSPVGLPTMAEHSLRKVSLEVRSDVAHNVLLCGGSSLFPGFEGRFRAELLRSLPPEAHVVVAAQPTRHFSVWIGGSILASLRAFQSCWVLREQYEEQGPHIVYRKCY